The Formosa sp. Hel1_33_131 genome window below encodes:
- a CDS encoding ABC transporter permease subunit, with protein MKRLLDLELQKLLLNKTSKILIFISFILPLCVILLSAVKINFFGFFTLELGELGIFNFPIIWHITTFFSALFKFFFAIVVVSMIGNEYSNKTLKQNLIDGLSKKEFILSKFYVIVFFSLISTLIIFIISLILGLIYSSYNEFSIIIQQMEFLVAYFVKLVGFFSFCLFLGVLAKRSAFALAFLFVDLIIEWIILGLITWKSSYEVAQKVQDFLPLTSMSNLIKQPFQRIAMTKFPSNTDISYDYAVHFDNILIVLFWTLLFIFLSYKLLKKRDL; from the coding sequence ATGAAACGATTATTAGACTTAGAACTTCAAAAATTATTACTCAACAAAACGAGTAAAATATTGATATTTATATCCTTTATTTTACCCCTTTGCGTCATTCTTTTATCGGCAGTGAAAATTAACTTTTTTGGTTTTTTTACGCTAGAACTCGGTGAATTAGGCATTTTTAACTTTCCTATTATATGGCACATTACCACCTTTTTTTCCGCCCTGTTTAAATTCTTTTTTGCCATTGTGGTGGTTTCAATGATTGGGAATGAATACAGCAATAAAACACTGAAACAAAACCTCATCGATGGCTTGAGTAAAAAAGAATTTATTTTGTCTAAGTTTTATGTTATTGTATTTTTCTCTCTCATCTCAACCCTGATTATTTTTATCATATCCTTAATTCTTGGGTTGATCTATTCGAGTTACAATGAATTTAGTATCATTATCCAGCAAATGGAGTTTTTAGTTGCCTATTTTGTAAAACTTGTAGGATTCTTTTCTTTCTGTTTATTTTTGGGCGTCTTGGCAAAACGGTCGGCATTCGCATTGGCATTTTTGTTTGTCGATTTGATTATAGAATGGATTATTTTAGGACTCATCACATGGAAAAGCAGTTATGAAGTTGCTCAAAAAGTACAAGACTTTTTGCCTTTAACTTCTATGTCTAACCTTATAAAACAACCTTTTCAGCGCATTGCCATGACAAAATTTCCATCAAACACTGATATTAGTTATGATTATGCCGTTCATTTTGACAACATATTAATTGTCCTTTTCTGGACTCTTCTTTTTATATTTTTATCTTATAAATTATTAAAAAAGAGAGATTTGTAG
- a CDS encoding COX15/CtaA family protein: MKNKFRTVSKIALVLIYLVIVAGAVVRMTGSGMGCPDWPKCFGYFIPPTESSQLLFEANRTYEEGMMILMDHEAFLVAKTDFISGEKFNASDWEVYSKHDYTTYDPVHTWVEYINRLTGVLSGIPILIFTVLAFWFWKKNKWIPLISVLTLFGMGFQAWLGKTVVDSNLAPYKITIHMVMALLIVAFILYLIFASKTTYKPQKYQKRFYNILLLALVLSLVQIILGTQVRQFIDEQTKLLGFQKSLWLASPELNFYIHRSTSILVLVLNGYLWYLNRSNSLGFHKIKLVIYCVLLEAATGILMYYFDFPFLSQPLHLVIASILFGIQCYILLECLHKKREKQQA; encoded by the coding sequence ATGAAAAATAAATTTAGAACCGTCTCAAAAATTGCTTTAGTACTCATTTATTTAGTCATCGTAGCAGGTGCTGTTGTACGAATGACAGGATCCGGAATGGGCTGCCCAGATTGGCCCAAATGTTTTGGATATTTTATCCCTCCTACCGAGAGCTCCCAATTATTATTTGAAGCAAATCGTACTTATGAAGAAGGCATGATGATTCTAATGGATCACGAAGCCTTTTTAGTTGCTAAAACTGATTTTATATCTGGGGAAAAATTTAATGCATCCGATTGGGAGGTTTACAGCAAGCACGATTACACGACATACGACCCCGTTCACACTTGGGTAGAATACATCAACCGTTTGACTGGAGTTCTATCTGGAATCCCTATTTTAATTTTTACAGTCTTAGCGTTTTGGTTTTGGAAAAAAAACAAGTGGATTCCTCTTATTTCTGTACTGACTTTATTTGGCATGGGCTTTCAAGCATGGCTTGGAAAAACGGTGGTTGACTCGAACCTAGCACCCTATAAAATTACCATTCATATGGTGATGGCACTGCTAATCGTGGCTTTTATTTTGTATCTGATTTTCGCATCTAAAACCACTTATAAACCTCAAAAATATCAAAAGCGTTTTTATAACATTCTTCTTTTAGCACTTGTACTTTCGTTGGTACAAATTATTTTAGGCACACAAGTAAGACAGTTTATAGATGAACAAACAAAGCTTTTAGGGTTTCAAAAATCACTTTGGTTAGCATCTCCAGAATTGAACTTTTACATTCACCGCTCTACCTCCATTTTGGTCTTGGTGTTGAATGGCTATTTGTGGTATCTGAACAGATCAAATTCGTTAGGATTCCATAAAATAAAACTGGTCATTTATTGCGTCCTACTGGAAGCAGCAACAGGTATTTTGATGTATTATTTTGATTTTCCATTTTTAAGTCAACCTTTACATTTAGTCATTGCTTCCATACTGTTTGGAATTCAGTGTTACATACTTCTTGAATGCCTTCATAAAAAAAGAGAAAAACAGCAAGCATAA
- a CDS encoding ABC transporter ATP-binding protein, whose product MNSILKISNLTKKYGLLTAVSDLSFDIEKGSVYGILGPNGSGKSTTLGIVLNVVNKTSGDFSWFGGALTTHQALKKVGAIIERPNFYPYMTAYQNLKLVCKIKSVSYDSIEKTLEIVGLDDRKHSKFSTFSLGMKQRLAIASALLNDPEILILDEPTNGLDPQGIHQIREIIKDIAQQGTTILLASHLLDEVEKVCTHVVVLRKGVNLYSGRVDELISSYGFFELKTHQKDDLLKLLEIHPNFSHTKVESDLITAFLETPMEAEEFNRLLFKNGIVLSHLVKRKESLEEQFLQLTDNQ is encoded by the coding sequence GTGAATTCTATCCTCAAAATATCAAACCTTACAAAAAAATATGGCTTACTCACTGCGGTCAGTGATCTTTCATTTGACATCGAAAAAGGAAGTGTTTACGGAATTTTAGGCCCGAATGGCAGTGGAAAATCTACCACCTTGGGAATTGTTTTGAATGTTGTCAATAAAACTTCTGGTGATTTTTCTTGGTTTGGAGGTGCACTGACAACGCATCAAGCGCTTAAAAAAGTAGGCGCCATTATCGAACGCCCAAATTTTTACCCTTATATGACTGCCTACCAAAACCTTAAATTGGTTTGTAAAATCAAAAGCGTTTCTTATGATTCCATAGAAAAGACTTTAGAAATTGTAGGGCTTGACGATCGAAAACACAGCAAGTTTAGTACATTTTCTTTGGGAATGAAACAACGGTTAGCCATTGCTTCGGCGCTTTTAAATGATCCTGAAATATTAATTTTAGACGAACCAACAAACGGATTAGACCCGCAAGGGATTCATCAAATTAGAGAAATCATCAAAGATATTGCCCAACAAGGAACAACTATATTATTGGCTTCTCACCTGTTGGATGAAGTTGAAAAAGTGTGTACTCACGTCGTTGTTTTAAGAAAAGGTGTGAATCTCTATTCGGGGCGTGTGGATGAATTGATTTCAAGCTATGGGTTTTTTGAATTAAAAACGCATCAAAAAGACGACTTATTAAAACTTCTTGAAATACATCCAAATTTTTCTCACACAAAGGTTGAAAGTGATTTAATTACTGCTTTTCTTGAGACCCCTATGGAAGCTGAAGAATTCAACCGTTTACTGTTTAAAAATGGCATTGTATTGAGCCATTTAGTCAAACGAAAAGAAAGTCTGGAAGAACAATTTTTACAATTAACTGACAACCAATGA
- a CDS encoding CCA tRNA nucleotidyltransferase — MNYKHALTSPIFQVVSKSADELGVDCYVVGGFVRDFVLERGREKDIDIVAIGSGIELAKRVAKNLPNSPKVQVFKTYGTAMIRHEGVELEFVGARKESYNEDSRNPIVEDGTLEEDQNRRDFTINAMAISLNSATYGQLLDPFDGLQDLTDKCIKTPLDPAITYSDDPLRMLRAIRFATQLDFEIEAASFNAIKEQSHRIEIITKERINVEIQKILESKKPSIGFILLEESGLLQRIIPELTDLKGVDIQEGQKHKDNFYHTLEVVDNICNHTDNMWLRWAALLHDIGKAPTKRFSKKVGWTFHGHELKGSKMVYHLFKRLKMPLNDKMKYVQKLVFMSSRPIVLAQENITDSAVRRLVFDAGEFVEDLMTLCEADITTKNPYKFKKYHNNFKLVREKIIEVEERDQVRDFQPPISGEKIMETFDLKPSKEIGIIKEFIKEAILEGIIPNEPEKAFELMLKKGTDLGLTRADEK; from the coding sequence ATGAACTACAAACACGCATTAACATCACCAATATTTCAAGTTGTCTCAAAATCTGCAGATGAGCTTGGGGTCGATTGTTATGTCGTTGGGGGCTTTGTCCGTGATTTTGTTTTAGAACGCGGTCGCGAAAAAGATATAGATATTGTTGCGATTGGAAGCGGCATTGAACTCGCAAAACGCGTTGCCAAAAACCTTCCGAACAGTCCTAAAGTTCAAGTTTTTAAAACCTATGGCACTGCCATGATTCGCCATGAAGGTGTTGAACTTGAGTTTGTAGGTGCACGTAAAGAATCTTACAACGAAGACAGCAGAAATCCCATTGTGGAAGATGGCACTTTAGAAGAAGATCAAAACAGAAGAGATTTCACCATCAACGCGATGGCGATTAGTTTGAATTCAGCAACTTACGGACAGCTTCTGGATCCTTTTGATGGCCTTCAAGATTTGACTGACAAATGCATCAAAACTCCTTTAGATCCCGCAATCACGTACAGTGACGATCCTTTACGGATGTTGAGAGCCATTCGGTTTGCAACGCAACTGGATTTCGAGATTGAAGCGGCTTCATTTAATGCAATTAAAGAGCAATCCCATCGGATTGAAATCATCACGAAGGAACGCATCAACGTTGAAATTCAAAAAATATTAGAAAGCAAAAAACCTTCTATTGGGTTTATATTACTTGAAGAATCTGGTTTACTTCAGCGTATCATACCTGAGTTGACAGATTTGAAAGGCGTTGATATTCAAGAAGGTCAAAAGCATAAAGATAATTTTTACCATACTTTAGAAGTCGTTGATAATATTTGTAATCATACGGACAATATGTGGCTCCGTTGGGCAGCACTCCTCCACGATATTGGAAAAGCACCCACAAAACGTTTTAGCAAAAAAGTAGGTTGGACCTTTCATGGGCACGAACTTAAGGGCTCGAAAATGGTGTATCATTTATTCAAACGTTTGAAAATGCCTTTGAATGACAAAATGAAATATGTTCAAAAACTCGTGTTTATGAGTTCGCGACCTATTGTATTGGCACAAGAAAACATCACCGACTCTGCGGTGCGACGCCTTGTTTTTGATGCCGGAGAATTTGTCGAAGATTTGATGACGCTTTGTGAGGCAGATATTACTACTAAAAACCCTTATAAGTTCAAAAAATATCATAACAATTTCAAACTTGTTAGAGAGAAAATTATCGAAGTTGAAGAACGCGACCAAGTGCGTGATTTTCAACCGCCCATTTCCGGAGAAAAAATCATGGAGACCTTTGATTTAAAACCTTCCAAAGAAATAGGGATTATTAAAGAATTTATCAAAGAAGCTATTTTAGAAGGGATCATCCCAAATGAACCTGAAAAAGCGTTTGAATTGATGTTAAAAAAAGGAACCGATTTAGGATTAACACGCGCTGATGAAAAATAA
- a CDS encoding ATP-grasp fold amidoligase family protein — MNFFKRKYYQLLTKYFKNFGTDIQFVKTYYKSKNNRSLNIENPTEFTEKLQWLKFFKYTEAYKDYVDKYEIRSYVEDKIGASYLNDFIAIYNHVDEINLDDLPNQFALKGTHGSGYNVIVKDKSSLDWKDAKSKLNTFMSLNYYDRYRERIYKDVQPRILAETYLDQLDNDHILDYKFYCIHGKPACIWVKTFDNGKHRNCYYDLNWNRMSPDDNKVDYLSKEVPKPDNLEELLTVSEKLANDFIFVRVDLYSIENKIYFGELTFFPWAANRRLTVERLNKELGDLIHLPV, encoded by the coding sequence ATGAATTTTTTCAAACGAAAATATTATCAACTCCTCACAAAATATTTTAAAAACTTTGGCACGGATATTCAATTTGTGAAAACATATTATAAGTCAAAGAATAACAGATCCTTAAATATTGAAAATCCAACGGAATTCACTGAAAAACTACAATGGTTGAAATTTTTCAAATATACAGAGGCTTATAAAGATTATGTTGACAAATATGAAATCAGATCTTATGTGGAAGATAAAATAGGCGCGTCCTATCTAAATGATTTTATCGCCATTTATAACCATGTCGATGAAATAAATTTAGACGATTTACCAAATCAATTTGCATTAAAAGGTACACATGGATCAGGTTATAACGTTATTGTAAAGGATAAAAGCAGTTTGGATTGGAAGGATGCCAAGTCAAAATTGAATACCTTCATGTCTCTAAATTATTACGATCGATATAGAGAGCGCATTTATAAGGATGTACAGCCAAGAATTTTAGCCGAAACGTACTTAGACCAATTAGATAACGATCATATTTTGGATTATAAATTTTACTGTATCCATGGAAAACCTGCTTGTATTTGGGTGAAAACTTTTGACAACGGGAAACATAGAAACTGTTATTATGATTTAAATTGGAATCGAATGTCTCCAGATGATAATAAAGTAGATTACTTGTCTAAGGAAGTTCCAAAACCAGATAATTTAGAGGAGTTACTGACGGTTTCTGAAAAGTTAGCGAATGATTTTATTTTTGTTCGTGTGGATTTGTACTCTATTGAAAATAAAATTTATTTTGGGGAATTAACATTTTTCCCTTGGGCAGCAAATAGGAGACTCACCGTTGAAAGATTAAATAAAGAGTTAGGGGATTTAATACACTTGCCAGTTTAA
- a CDS encoding glycosyltransferase family 4 protein: protein MNLLQITVSEVWRGHEQKIIYLHEAFEDNPDIHNQFILCAKDTPVYDIAVEKKMQVTGLNVSSEYDFKIAKQISEFIKEHKIDIVFIHSSKAHTLAVISHLVFKHSAHLVLCRTLIKRVDTNFFRKWKYNYKGIKKIICVSNPVVDVLKFAVKDHSKMCVVGSVTDVNKFTKTEKNGLLHKEFNIPKDHKIIGNIAEFTGFKDHYTWIDAVEELVKRNSFKATYIIVGKGSLEKDIRSYVSEKNLEAHIVFAGFRKDIPEVLPEFDLFMFTSNNEPTGGVLLEAYACRVPIVAANAGGIPEVIVHNETGLLAEVGNPIDFADRVEYLMSNPKLQKEFTENGYQYLVDNFTKKVIAEKMYKELAQVMEL from the coding sequence TTACAGTCTCAGAAGTTTGGAGAGGTCATGAGCAAAAAATAATATATTTACACGAAGCTTTCGAGGATAATCCTGACATTCATAATCAATTTATTCTCTGTGCTAAAGACACCCCTGTATATGATATAGCGGTGGAAAAAAAAATGCAAGTCACTGGACTTAATGTTTCTTCAGAATACGATTTCAAAATTGCAAAACAAATTTCTGAATTCATTAAAGAACATAAAATTGACATCGTGTTCATACACAGTAGCAAGGCGCATACACTCGCTGTCATTTCACATTTAGTATTTAAACATTCCGCACACCTTGTGCTGTGCCGTACCCTGATAAAACGGGTTGATACAAATTTTTTCAGGAAATGGAAGTACAATTATAAGGGCATAAAAAAAATAATTTGCGTCTCAAACCCAGTCGTAGATGTTTTAAAATTTGCCGTGAAAGACCACTCAAAAATGTGTGTCGTTGGAAGTGTAACGGACGTCAATAAATTTACTAAAACTGAAAAAAATGGACTTTTGCACAAGGAATTTAACATTCCGAAAGACCATAAAATTATAGGTAATATTGCTGAATTCACAGGGTTCAAGGATCATTATACTTGGATCGATGCCGTTGAAGAATTAGTAAAACGAAACAGTTTTAAAGCGACTTATATTATAGTCGGAAAAGGAAGTCTTGAAAAAGACATCCGAAGTTATGTAAGCGAAAAAAACTTAGAAGCCCACATCGTTTTTGCAGGGTTCAGAAAAGACATTCCAGAAGTACTGCCAGAATTTGATTTGTTTATGTTCACCTCAAACAATGAGCCTACAGGAGGTGTATTGTTAGAGGCCTATGCATGTCGCGTTCCCATAGTGGCAGCGAATGCAGGGGGAATTCCAGAAGTAATCGTACACAATGAAACGGGGCTTTTAGCTGAAGTTGGCAACCCTATAGATTTTGCAGACAGGGTGGAGTATTTGATGTCTAACCCTAAATTACAAAAAGAATTCACAGAGAACGGCTATCAATACTTAGTGGACAATTTCACAAAAAAGGTCATTGCAGAAAAAATGTATAAGGAATTAGCTCAAGTAATGGAGCTGTAA
- a CDS encoding L-threonylcarbamoyladenylate synthase has protein sequence MNTELNNTIKTLKQGGLILYPTDTVWGLGCDATNFAAVEKLFKLKNREDQKTMICLVSDFNMLNYYIEEIPEAAYSVLEYASAPTTIIYDKPLRVTENLIAPDNTLAIRMVKEGFCANLLKRFKKPIVSTSANISGKPTPKSFQEIEDYILKGVDYVVNLERTNKTAKPSSIIRLSNNGEVKVIRK, from the coding sequence ATGAATACCGAACTAAACAACACTATTAAGACTTTAAAGCAAGGCGGACTTATTCTCTACCCTACGGATACCGTCTGGGGGTTGGGTTGCGATGCCACTAATTTTGCAGCGGTCGAAAAACTATTTAAACTCAAAAATCGAGAGGATCAGAAAACCATGATTTGTTTGGTGAGTGATTTTAATATGTTAAATTATTATATTGAAGAAATTCCAGAAGCGGCATACAGTGTTTTAGAATATGCCTCCGCTCCTACCACCATCATTTACGATAAACCTTTAAGAGTGACTGAAAATCTTATTGCACCAGACAATACTTTGGCCATCCGCATGGTGAAAGAAGGGTTTTGTGCAAATTTGCTAAAACGATTTAAAAAACCAATCGTTTCAACTTCCGCAAATATCTCTGGAAAACCCACTCCAAAATCCTTTCAAGAAATTGAAGACTATATTTTAAAAGGTGTAGACTATGTCGTAAATTTGGAGCGCACAAACAAAACGGCTAAACCTTCTTCAATCATTAGATTGAGTAATAATGGAGAAGTAAAAGTTATTAGAAAATAA
- a CDS encoding IS1096 element passenger TnpR family protein: MIFRFRIVLDNDTKEDIFRDIEIRKTDTLEDLHNSITQSFGFDGSEMASFYLSDEEWNQGEEISLFDVSEGGSDIQLMSQTVISSVVSEGRTKLIYIYDFMSMWTFMVELGEIVEEADGTDYPNLLFVHGQVPDEAPEKVFEAEGGEDHFDEFDDGYSTDDYEELDFDENWN, translated from the coding sequence ATGATTTTTAGATTTAGAATTGTCTTAGACAACGATACCAAAGAAGATATTTTTAGAGATATTGAGATCAGAAAGACCGATACACTCGAGGATTTACACAACTCCATCACACAATCCTTTGGATTTGACGGCAGTGAAATGGCCTCCTTTTATTTGAGTGATGAGGAATGGAATCAAGGGGAAGAAATCTCTTTATTTGATGTCAGTGAAGGTGGTAGCGACATTCAACTTATGAGCCAAACCGTCATTAGCTCAGTTGTTTCTGAAGGGCGTACAAAATTGATCTATATCTATGACTTTATGAGTATGTGGACTTTTATGGTTGAGTTGGGAGAAATTGTTGAAGAAGCAGATGGTACTGATTATCCTAATTTACTGTTTGTTCATGGTCAAGTTCCAGATGAAGCACCCGAAAAGGTTTTTGAAGCCGAAGGAGGCGAAGATCATTTTGACGAGTTTGATGATGGCTATAGCACCGATGATTACGAAGAATTGGATTTTGACGAAAATTGGAATTAA
- a CDS encoding T9SS type B sorting domain-containing protein has protein sequence MKYVALFIFLITSLSSFSQGEASHWYFGNGAGLIFDTNTDTVSPTSAASSTINTNEGCSSISDSNGNLLFYTDGRNVWDKNHQIMSNANYNNGNGLLGDPSSTSSGLIIPRPGNPDNYYVFTVDEPHHNNAWAYPNQGPADVNGNTISQYDDPGGGGGSVPNGDDGFNNGLNYSLVDLTMNGGNGDVVSTEKNRPLLTYDPLDPEQASFKCSEKITAVEHNDGQSYWVLSHFMDVFYAFRVDANGVNTTPVTTQINPLITLNGYRRNSIGYLKSSPDGTKLAICHHEQGTTQGQSANSTGSFWLYDFDDATGIVSNPMNLGSNSGFYGAAFSTDSSKLYTSAGSSVYQFDLDATDISGSQQTVQQGGNSIFALQLAPNGKIYGSVFSNSSFLDVINNPDELGALCNYVAAGQALAPGTQARLGLPPFIQSFFLAKIEADNLCFGSATQFSIDSNENFDSIQWDFGDSSAMNTIDSPTHVYANTGIFTVSATLTLGTEVNTFSKTIEIFEVPTAFSPNDVLECDDDNDGVAAINLNQTTDTEILNGQLPLNYTIKYYESQVNADTDMGALAMPYQNTSNPQTLFARIENNSNQECFDTTSFLLTVFDTPTANAVANNEVCDDFVDGDGSNGQKITNLQIFDMDVLGSQDPLKFRVSYYQSQTEADTKTNPHPYLYYNVTPITEEVFVRIETILNENCFDTTSFNLVINPLPEVMGLNLSQCDEDGIYDGLTIFNLTEINTTLINNVPDRVTKFYTSLTSAQNSTNEIDGTAFSNSSNPQNVYVQLINSNTNCFDIAELTLAVNVTTGTDTTLESCDSDGTEDGLFNFTLTDADAAVLAGLPVTYTLSYYETYQEALLETNPLTANYTNTTPYNQTLFARIENDNNCYGINQVELIVHELPQIVIEEERIYCLNTFPAIITLEGGVLNGFPNSFFYDWSTGATTPQIQVNSTGTYTVTVSDANGCSKLRTITVLPSNTATFDSIEIVDAVEANSVTIFVSGEGDYEYALDTEFFGFQDSNTFIGVGPGFHTVYVRDKNDCGTVKKNISVIGFPKFLTPNGDGYNDRWHVYGINTPNQANSKVYIFDRYGKLLIQLNPLGDGWDGTYNGAIMPTSDYWFYVKLEDGRFFKGHFTLKI, from the coding sequence ATGAAATACGTTGCTCTATTTATTTTTCTAATTACATCTTTATCAAGCTTCTCTCAAGGAGAAGCTTCTCATTGGTATTTTGGGAATGGAGCAGGCTTAATATTTGACACAAATACGGATACGGTTTCCCCTACCAGTGCAGCTTCCTCTACAATAAACACAAACGAAGGCTGTTCTTCCATTTCTGATTCTAACGGGAATTTATTATTCTATACCGATGGTCGAAATGTGTGGGATAAAAACCATCAAATAATGTCAAATGCGAATTATAACAATGGCAATGGATTGCTTGGAGACCCCTCAAGCACCTCCTCTGGTTTGATCATTCCACGTCCGGGAAATCCTGATAATTATTATGTATTTACAGTAGATGAACCGCATCATAATAATGCATGGGCCTATCCAAATCAAGGGCCGGCAGATGTCAATGGAAATACGATTTCTCAATACGATGACCCTGGAGGAGGAGGAGGCTCTGTACCAAACGGCGATGACGGTTTTAATAACGGCCTTAACTATTCTTTGGTCGATTTGACAATGAATGGTGGCAACGGGGATGTTGTAAGTACCGAAAAAAATAGACCTCTTTTAACCTATGATCCTTTAGATCCAGAGCAAGCGAGTTTTAAGTGTTCTGAAAAAATTACAGCTGTTGAGCATAATGATGGGCAATCGTATTGGGTTTTAAGTCATTTTATGGATGTCTTTTATGCCTTTCGTGTGGATGCAAATGGCGTGAATACAACTCCCGTTACCACTCAAATAAATCCCCTTATTACACTCAATGGATACCGCCGGAATTCGATTGGCTATTTAAAATCCTCCCCCGATGGTACTAAATTAGCGATCTGTCATCACGAACAAGGAACGACTCAGGGACAAAGTGCAAACAGTACGGGAAGTTTTTGGCTTTACGACTTTGATGACGCCACAGGAATCGTTAGCAACCCGATGAATCTCGGAAGTAATTCTGGCTTTTATGGGGCCGCCTTTTCAACAGACTCCAGTAAACTATATACGAGTGCTGGGAGTTCTGTCTATCAATTTGATTTAGATGCAACGGATATCTCTGGGTCTCAACAAACCGTTCAGCAGGGTGGTAATTCTATTTTTGCGCTTCAACTTGCGCCTAATGGAAAGATATACGGATCGGTTTTCTCCAACAGTTCATTCCTAGATGTCATTAATAATCCAGATGAATTGGGTGCATTGTGTAACTATGTAGCAGCAGGTCAAGCCTTGGCTCCAGGCACACAGGCTCGTTTAGGCTTACCTCCCTTTATCCAATCTTTTTTCTTAGCTAAAATTGAAGCTGATAATTTATGTTTTGGCAGTGCCACTCAGTTTTCTATTGATAGCAATGAAAATTTTGATAGTATTCAATGGGACTTTGGAGATTCTAGTGCAATGAACACTATCGATTCTCCAACGCATGTTTATGCAAATACAGGAATTTTTACAGTCTCAGCGACCCTTACTTTAGGTACTGAAGTGAATACCTTTTCAAAAACAATAGAAATTTTTGAAGTTCCAACGGCATTTAGCCCAAATGATGTTTTAGAATGTGATGATGATAACGATGGTGTAGCCGCTATAAACCTCAACCAAACTACGGATACCGAAATATTAAATGGACAACTCCCCCTTAATTACACCATTAAATATTACGAGTCGCAAGTAAATGCGGACACTGATATGGGTGCACTGGCAATGCCTTATCAAAACACAAGTAATCCACAGACTCTTTTTGCTCGAATAGAAAACAACTCAAATCAAGAGTGTTTTGATACTACATCCTTTTTGTTAACGGTATTTGATACGCCAACAGCAAATGCTGTTGCGAACAACGAAGTCTGTGATGATTTTGTGGACGGAGATGGAAGCAACGGCCAAAAAATAACGAACCTTCAAATTTTTGATATGGATGTGTTAGGATCTCAAGATCCTTTAAAATTTAGGGTGAGCTATTATCAGTCACAAACAGAGGCCGATACGAAAACAAATCCACACCCCTATTTATACTACAATGTCACCCCTATAACAGAAGAAGTATTTGTTCGAATTGAAACCATTTTAAATGAAAATTGTTTTGACACGACTTCCTTCAACCTAGTTATAAACCCCTTACCTGAAGTTATGGGTCTCAATCTGTCACAATGTGATGAAGACGGAATCTATGATGGACTCACAATTTTTAACCTCACGGAAATAAATACAACGCTTATAAATAATGTTCCTGACCGAGTTACAAAATTTTATACGAGCTTAACATCTGCTCAAAACTCAACGAATGAAATCGATGGAACGGCGTTTAGCAATTCTTCAAACCCACAAAATGTGTATGTGCAACTTATTAACTCTAACACAAATTGCTTTGATATTGCAGAACTAACCTTGGCAGTAAATGTCACCACAGGAACAGATACAACATTAGAGTCTTGCGATTCTGATGGTACCGAAGATGGACTTTTCAATTTCACCTTAACGGATGCCGATGCTGCGGTGCTTGCTGGCTTGCCTGTAACTTATACGCTCAGCTATTATGAAACCTACCAAGAGGCTCTTTTAGAAACCAATCCCCTCACGGCTAATTATACCAATACCACTCCTTACAATCAAACTCTGTTTGCACGTATTGAAAATGACAATAATTGCTATGGCATCAATCAAGTTGAATTGATCGTGCATGAACTTCCACAGATTGTTATTGAGGAGGAACGCATTTATTGCCTAAATACATTTCCTGCTATAATTACGTTAGAGGGTGGTGTCCTCAATGGATTTCCGAATTCATTTTTTTATGATTGGTCTACAGGTGCTACCACGCCTCAGATTCAAGTCAATTCAACAGGAACTTATACGGTCACTGTGAGCGATGCCAATGGCTGCTCGAAGCTAAGAACCATCACAGTGCTGCCTTCTAATACAGCAACTTTTGATTCCATAGAAATTGTAGATGCTGTTGAAGCTAATTCCGTCACTATTTTTGTGTCTGGAGAAGGTGATTACGAATATGCTTTGGATACGGAGTTCTTTGGATTTCAAGACTCAAATACATTTATTGGAGTTGGACCTGGGTTTCATACGGTATATGTGAGAGACAAAAACGACTGTGGGACGGTCAAAAAGAATATATCTGTGATTGGATTTCCTAAATTTCTCACTCCCAATGGAGATGGATATAATGATCGCTGGCATGTGTATGGAATCAATACTCCAAACCAAGCAAACAGCAAAGTGTATATTTTTGACCGATATGGAAAATTGCTTATTCAATTAAATCCTTTAGGTGATGGATGGGATGGTACTTATAATGGTGCTATTATGCCAACTTCAGACTATTGGTTTTATGTCAAACTAGAAGACGGACGCTTTTTTAAAGGACATTTTACACTAAAAATATAA